GCATGGCTTTTTATCACAAAAGTGATTTTTAGCACATGTCCTTTTTGGTTGTCCTGCTATAATGGACGGTGAATAAGCGTCCTATATTTTTTTATTATTTGACTTCTGAATAATAAGAAAAATAAAAAAATACAACGAAATGGAAAATTTGTAGTACTATTTTGATAAAAAGCGACTTAAACATAGTTTCAAAATAGATTTTTAGTTAGTACACATGTTTAATTAGTATATAGGACAGTTGCGAATAGCTGCAAAATCTGGCCATTATTAGTAAAATGGAAAAAGGGGCATAATGCATGAGATTTTTTTTAGTAGATGATGATGGAGCAATCCGATCTGTAATGAGGCATATCATTGAGGGTGAAAAGCTTGGCTCTGTTATTGGAGAAGCGGAAACAGGCTGTAAAGTGACAAGCAATGTATTGCAATTTAATGATATCGACATTGTCATCATGGATTTACTGATGCCAGAGCGTGATGGTATTGAAACAATAAAGTCCTGGAACAGAGAGTTTAAAGGCAAAGTTATCATGCTTTCTCAAGTTGAAACAAAAGAATTAATCGGCGATGCCTATGCTGAAGGCGTTGATTATTATGTGACAAAACCAATTAACAAAAAGGAATTAGTTGCTGTTATAAATAAAGTGATTCAATCCATTCAGCTGGAGAAAACCGTTAATGATATTCGCTGTTCACTTAACAGTTTATTGACTTCAAATGGGAAAAACACCGCAGACGGTACAGCAGTTGCTCAAGCAAGTGTAAAAATTGTCGAATCAGCAGAGTTTTTGCTGTCAGAACTTGGTATCATCGGGGAAAACGGCAGCAAAGATTTACTGGAAATGGTTCAATATTTATATGAACATGAAATAAATGATGGGTTTGATCTTCATTTTCCTTCTTTAAAGGAGCTGTTTGAAAAGCTGTCATTTATGAGACTTGGCGAAGCAGCATCACCACTTGAGCTGAACAGAGAGACGAAAGCTAGTGAACAGCGAGTACGGAGGGCCATTTATCAATCGATTACCCATTGGGCGAACATTGGTTTAAGTGCGTCAACTAATGCAAAATTTGAAAATTACGCGACAAAGTTTTTTGATTTTTCAACTATAAGGTGTAAGATGACAGAACTCAGCAATGAACAGGAAGTTTCACCAAAGCAAGTGAAAATTCACACGAAAAAGTTTATTCAAGTGCTTTATTTTGAGGCGAAAAAGTTAAGCAGCAGCAGGTGATATAAATATGTGTTGCTATTTGTTAACTAAGCAATAATATTATAGAAGAAACAAGGAGAGAATTATTGAAAAAAACAAATAAAAGAAAGAGCAGGAATATTGCCAGCTTCCTTTTAGTTTGTCTGATTTTATGTCTATTTGTTGTTGTGTACTGGCAGGAAAAGCAGCCTGTAAAAAAAGAAAATGTTCCAATGCCGACAGAACTAAATGAGACCGTTGCTAAAAAAAGAGATGAGCTAATAAGCTTAGCAGCAGACAAAGGAATCAATGTGGTTATAACGGCAGATTTCAGAAGCGCAGAGGAACAGGATGAACTGTATGCCCAAGGCAGGACTGCAGATGGAGATATTGTGACAAATGCTAAGGGCGGCGAATCCTATCATAACTATGGATTGGCAATCGATTTTGCCTTAATGAATATAAATGGGGAAGTCATTTGGGATATGGAATATGACGGAAACGGCAATTCAAAAGATGACTGGTCGGAGGTTGTCGAAATAGCTAAATCCTTAGGATTTGAGTGGGGCGGCGATTGGATCAGCTTTAAGGATTATCCACATTTTCAAATGGACTTCGGTTTATCGATTGAAGACTTGCAAAATGGGGAACGTCCATAAAAAAACAGCAGCAAAATGACATTGCCGCTGTTTTTTTTATGAATAATTTAAGTTATTTAACCATTTCACTCCATACATAAGCATAAATTAAGCTTGCCGTTGCCTCAATCGAGGAAAAATGCGTTCTTTCATACGCATGAGATGAATCAATTCCAGGACCAATTAATCCATGTATAATATCATGTCCTGATCGGATGGCAGCAGAAGCATCGGAGCCGTAATAGGGGTAAATATCAAGCTGGTATGGAATACTGTTATCTTCTGCGAGCTTCACCAGCTTTTTACGGAGCCCTAAATGATAAGGACCGCTTGCATCTTTTACGCAAATGGAAACAGTATACTCATCTGTTGATTGGCCATCACCCATTGCACCCATATCAACAGCCAAATACTCAACCGTTTCTGCTGGTATATTGGAATTTCCGCCATAGCCAATTTCTTCGTTATTGGAAATAAGGAAATGAGTTGTATAGGGTAGAGTATCTGTTGCAGCTTGCAGTTTCTTTATAATATGCAAAAGAATTGCAACACTAGCTTTATCGTCTAAGTGACGAGATTTAATAAAGCCTGATTTAGTCATTTCTACCCTTGGATAAAACGATACAAAATCACCTACAGCAATTCCTAATTTTTTAACATCCTCTGCAGTAGAGACACGTTCGTCGATTCTGACTTCCATGTTTGCCTGGTTTCTTTCGGCCTTGGCTGCATCTTTATATACATGAACAGATGCTTGATGAAGCAGAATGGTTCCTGTGTATACATCGCCTGTTGCCGTTTCGATGCGGCAGTTTTCACCTTCAATGCTGTTGTAGGTGAAGCCGCCTATTAAGTCAAGACGAAGCCTTCCATTTGCTTTAATTTCCTTCACCATTGCTCCTAGTGTATCGACATGTGCAGTCAGCATCCTATGTTTGTCAGAGCTTTTACCACCAATGGTTGCAATCAAGCCGCCTTTATTATTTCTTTTCGTGCTGATTCCGTCAGCTTGCAGCTGATGTTCTATGTATTCAATAATGGTATCGGTATTGCCAGAAGGGCTGCTTATATTTAATAAGCCCTCTAGTGTCTCAAAGAACTCCTCTTTGTTCCAGTTATTCATGCTAAATTCCTCCTGCTAAAGTATCTATTTTATTATACTTGAAAAATTCTGGAAGATATAGTTTAAAGAAATCCCTGAAATAGGAGGGAAAAATTAATTTGATTAACGAAGTATTTTGATTCTTTTTACTTATAGTATTTCACTAGCATTTTTTTTGTAATTAATGTAAGATGGGTTTAATTTGAAGAATTTATATGCTTTTTGTAAACACTATGTGAAGGATATTAGTGGAAAAGAAGGCATATTTATTTATTTCTCTTTGAATCATCCTGTGTTATAATTTTAAACGGTATTTTGATGTAAAGGCAAAACACATCTCGATTAAGGCTGAACATAGGCTTTTACTAATTGTATTAGGATTAGACAATAAAATTTACAAAAAAAAGGCTAAGTAAGAAGCCGATGAAATCAGTATTGGATTTTTTGCTACAAACTTGAATTGAGGTGAATATGATTGAAAGGTACAGCGGAATTAATGAAGAAATTTTTCTCTAAACATTCTTCTTTCTTTTTAATCGCCATTATTTTATTTTGGATGAAAACGTATATTGCTTATAAGGTTGAGTTCAGCCTTGGAGTCGAAGGTGCACTGCAGCAATTCCTTCTGTTCTTAAACCCGTTAAGCTCTGCTTTATTCTTTATAGGACTTGCTTTGTTTATTAAAGGAAAAGCACAATCAATCATGATAGTTGTCATAAGTGGAATCATGTCTGCATTGCTTTATGCAAATATCGTGTACTACCGATTCTTTACAGACTTTATCACCGTTCCTGTTGTTATGCAGGTGAAGGTGAACGGTGGCCAGCTCAGCGACAGCATCAACTCGCTGATGAGCATATTTGATATCCTGTACTTCCTGGATGTGATTATACTAATAGTATTGCTGGCAACGAAAGTTTATAAACCTAAAGTTCAAAAAAATAGAAGAGCTGCCAAATCTGTGTTTGCTCTTGCAATCTTGGTGTTTATCATCAACTTAGGTCTTGCAGAAGCAGATCGTCCACAGCTTTTAAGCAGATCATTTGACCGAAACTATTTGGTGAAATATTTGGGCGCATATAACTTTACGATTTATGATGTCGTGCAGAATGCCCGCTCAGAAAGCCAAAGAGCTCTTGCTGACAGCAGTGATATAACGGAAGTGCAAAACTATATCAACGCTAACTTCGCAGAGCCGAATTCCGTTTATTATGGAAAAGCGGAAGGCAAAAACGTCGTTTATATTTCTCTTGAATCACTGCAAAGCTTTATTATTAACTACAAGCTTAACGGAGAAGAAGTTACGCCGTTCTTGAATTCTCTTGTTGGTAACCAAAACACATTCTATTTCGAAAACTTCTTCCATCAAACAGGCCAGGGGAAAACCTCTGACGCTGAGTTCATGATGGATAACTCTTTGTATGGAATGAGCCAAGGCTCAGTGTTCGTGAACAAAGCGCAAAACACATTGCAGTCTGCTCCAGCTATCCTGAAGACAAAAGGCTATGTTTCTGCGGCGTTCCACGGTAACTACAAGACTTTCTGGAACAGAAATGAAATGTACAAATCAATTGGTTATGATTATTTCTTTGATGCAGAATACTATGATATGTCCGAAGAAAATACAAAGAACTACGGTATGAAGGATATTCCTTTCTTTAAGGAAAGCATGCCGCTCTTAAAATCATTGCAACAGCCGTTCTATACAAAATTCATCACATTGTCTAACCACCATCCTTTTGAAATGGATGAAGGAGATACGGACTTCCCTGCTGGTGATTTTGGCGATTCTGTTGTAAACGACTATTTCCAATCTGCTCATTATCTTGATGAGTCGATTAAAGAATTCTTCAGCTACTTGAAAGAAGAAGGTTTATATGACGACACAATGGTTGTCATGTACGGAGACCATTATGGTATTTCTGAAAACCATAATACTGCAATGGCAAAGGTTATGGGTGTTGATGAAATTACACCGTTAATGAATGCGCAGCTGCAACGTGTCCCATTATTCATTCACGTTCCTGGTGCTGAAGGAAAAGTTGTCAGCGAGTATGGCGGCGACGTTGATGTTATGCCGACAGTGCTTCATTTATTAGGCGTAGACACAAAGGATTATCTGCAAATCGGATCTGATTTGCTGTCAAAAGATCATCGTGAAACAATACCGTTCCGTAACGGAGACTATGTGTCACCGACCGTAACAAAAATCGGAGACAATTGTTATGATACGAATAGCGGTGATTTATTAGACAGCAAAGAATGTGCACAGCAAGCAGAAAGTGCAGCAGCAGAGCTGCAAACATCTGATGCTATCGTAAATAAAGATCTGCTGCGTTTCTATACGCCAAAAGGGTTCACGCCAATTAATCGAGATGATTACAGCTATGTAAAAAATGGTGAAGATTCAACAGAGTCTGAAACAGAAACAAATGCAACAACAGATAGTGGCGAATAAAAGTAAAGCCGTTTATCCAATTGGATAAACGGCTTTTTTATTTGCAAACAACAGCTTTTATTCCTTTTATATAAGCTTTATAAAAATTGTACTTTTATTTCTCAAAAAGTACTTGTAACAGCGATAGGATGGGAGTATTATTACTAGTGGAAAAGTTCAGAATTCGAAATAAATTTTGATAGGAAAAACTATTCGATAAAAGGATGGATTCAATAATGGATGAGCATGAACAGGTGAATAGCGCTAATGAAAAATGGAGTATTAAAAACGGGATTTATACTACTCTCATTCTTAATATCTCTAATAATTATTTTCCTCTTTTCGCTATTAGTGTTCTTGGTGTTAGTAACTATGAGCTTGGACTGATCGGCTCATTGCCGCAATTTGTTGGAATGTTTGCGATGATTATAGGTTCCGTCATCATGAACAGGCTGCAAAGTAAAAAAATGTTTACAGTATATTCCTTTATGATGGCGCGTATCTTTCTAATTGGGATGGCATTAGTTGTTTTCCTGCCAGAGACAATGCAAAGCTGGACATTTATTCTCCTTGTCGCTTTGATGAATCTGCCTTTTTCCTTTGCTAATTTATCATGGCAGGCTTTAATTGCTGATATGTTTCAGAAACGAGGCGAAATATATTTTTTAGCACGCGCAATAAGGTTATGACAATTGTAGCAATGATATCAACTTTCCTTGTCGGTTTGTTTCTGCAGCTGTTTGATTCAAGCAATCCGTTGCCATACCAGCTGTTATTTATCGCTGCCTTCCTTTGCGGAATAGTTGAAATTATCTATTTAAAAAGACATGTCGAACCGATAAAAGAAAAACCAAAAACAGCTGTTAAAAAATCATTGTTTGGTTTAACAGTTTTTAAGCATAAACCTTTTTTATATTTTCTGCTATGCAGTTTGTTTTTTAATTTTGCATGGCAAATGTGCTGGTCATTATTCAGCATCTATCAAATAAAGTACGCTGGAGCTACTGGTTTATGGATCAGTTTGTTTGCTGTCGCCAACTCCATCGGACAAATTGTCAGCTTTAAATGGTGGGGCAGGATGGCTGAAAAGCATTCCCATTCTAAAATGCTTGTCCTTGTATCGTTAGGGATGGCAACAACTCCATTTATGACGGTGCTATCCACTAATTTACCTTATATAGTTGCTGTTAATCTCCTTGCTGGACTATTCGTGTCAGGAACGGTTCTGCTATTGTTTAATCAGCTGCTGGACAGCACCAATGAAGAAACAAGAAGTCAAAGTATATCAAATTATAATATCCTTTTGGCACTTGTTGCATTTGTAGCACCCCAAGCAGGTGTAGTGCTGCTGGAAATGACGAATATATACAGTGCGATGAATATATCATCTGTTTTGAGAGCGTTAAGCGGTGTATTTTTCTTTGCTTATTACGTATACTTAAAGAGAAAAGATACGCTTCTTTTGAAAAGAACCGCGGCGAAGATTTAAAAAATGAAAACGCAAAAAATCCCATGCTTCTTATTAGCATGGGATGATTTCTATAGATATGTAAAGAAAATTATGATATACTTGAAAAGTTATAAATAACAACATATAAAAATATTTATAACTATCTAATATTATATTATCATAAAAAATCCTGCTTGTCAAATAGTAAAGTACAAGGAGTGGTAGAAAAAATGAGCAAAAAGGATATAGAAGAAATCTCAACAGAGCAACAAAGAGCAGATATGGTAATACAGGAAATCGGCAAAAAAATAAATAAATTAGAAGCAAACAGAAAAGAAGTTGGCGGTGATGCAGGACACCTTCGTGAAACTTTTTGGGAAGATGTCACGGTTAACCTTGACGAGCCTGATGACGTCTTAGAGACGCATATCAGTCTTAGACAGCAGGCAGAACTGTTGGGTGAAAGAGAGCGAAGCATCGGCCAAATACATAAGCAGCTAAAGACATTAGAGAAACTGCAGTACTCACCATACTTTGGCCGAATTGATTTTAAGGAAGAAGGCGAAGAAGCAGAAGCCATTTATATTGGCATTACTTCCTTGATGGACCAAAACGAAGAAAATTTCTTAATATATGATTGGAGAGCGCCTATTTCCAGTGTCTATTATGATTATTCGCCAGGTGCGGCTGCATATATGACACCAGAAGGAGAAATTGGTGGAGAGCTTTTATTAAAAAGGCAATTTCTGATTCGTGATGGAAAAATTCTAAATCTTTTTGATACTGGCGTAACGATCGGTGACGAATTGCTCCTTGAGGTGCTCGGCACTAATGCAAGCTCGATGATGAAAAGCATTGTCGCCACCATTCAAAAGGAGCAGAACAAAATCATCCGCAATGAAACGAGCAAATATTTAATCGTTCAAGGCGTCGCAGGCAGCGGCAAAACTTCGGCTGCACTGCAGCGTGTCGCATTTCTCCTTTACAGGCACCGTAAGACACTTAAATCGGATAATATCATGCTGTTTTCACCCAATCCGTTATTTAACAGCTATGTCTCCACCGTTCTTCCTGAATTAGGAGAGGAGAATATGCAGCAGACAACTTGGCATGAGTATATTGTCAATCGTGTTGGAAAATCATTAGAAGTGGAAGATCCCTTTTCCCAGCTGGAAGCTCTTCTTTCCGATGAGGATGTGCAAAGCCATAAGCTCCGTCTTGCAGGGATTCAATATAAGAGCAGTCTTTCCTTTAAAAATGAGCTTGATAAATATGTAGAAGGATTAATGCAGGAAGGGATTGTTTTTAAAGATATCTCTTTCCGAAAGAAAGTCCTGATTTCTAAGGAAGAATTAGAACGGAAATTTTATGAGTCCGAAGAGCATATCACTATACCTAATAGAATGCAGCTTCTAAAGGACTGGGCACAAGCAGAAATGCGCAAGCATGCGAAAACAGAAAGAAAACAGAGCTGGGTCGATGAGGAAATGATGCTTCTGGATAAAGAAGATTATTTAAATGCCTTTAAAGAAGCACAGAAAAAAAATAATGACTTAGATGAGTTTACTTATTTTGACAAAGAAGAAGTTGTTCTTCGCAGGGTAATTGTGAACAAACGGTTTAAATCAATTTATAAAAGGATAAAAAATCTCCGGTTTATCGATTACAGCCAAATATACAAAAACGCATTAAGGGAGATTACGCCAACGCCAGCAGAGCTGTCAAACACAGACTGGGACAAAATTATCACTGATACATCGGAGAATCTAGAAAAGAGATTGCTTTGGAATGAAGATGGAACACCTTACTCCTATTTGAAGGATAAGCTTGAAGGGAAAAAAGCAAGCACAAGCATCAGGCAAGTGTTTATCGATGAGGCACAAGACTATTCCGCTTTCCAAATCAGCTATATAAAAGAGCTTTTCCCGTACAGTAAAATGACATTTTTAGGTGACTTAAACCAGGCTATCTTTGCACATGGAAATGATGAATTTATACGG
This DNA window, taken from Niallia sp. Man26, encodes the following:
- a CDS encoding response regulator; translated protein: MRFFLVDDDGAIRSVMRHIIEGEKLGSVIGEAETGCKVTSNVLQFNDIDIVIMDLLMPERDGIETIKSWNREFKGKVIMLSQVETKELIGDAYAEGVDYYVTKPINKKELVAVINKVIQSIQLEKTVNDIRCSLNSLLTSNGKNTADGTAVAQASVKIVESAEFLLSELGIIGENGSKDLLEMVQYLYEHEINDGFDLHFPSLKELFEKLSFMRLGEAASPLELNRETKASEQRVRRAIYQSITHWANIGLSASTNAKFENYATKFFDFSTIRCKMTELSNEQEVSPKQVKIHTKKFIQVLYFEAKKLSSSR
- a CDS encoding M15 family metallopeptidase, whose amino-acid sequence is MILCLFVVVYWQEKQPVKKENVPMPTELNETVAKKRDELISLAADKGINVVITADFRSAEEQDELYAQGRTADGDIVTNAKGGESYHNYGLAIDFALMNINGEVIWDMEYDGNGNSKDDWSEVVEIAKSLGFEWGGDWISFKDYPHFQMDFGLSIEDLQNGERP
- a CDS encoding M42 family metallopeptidase, translated to MNNWNKEEFFETLEGLLNISSPSGNTDTIIEYIEHQLQADGISTKRNNKGGLIATIGGKSSDKHRMLTAHVDTLGAMVKEIKANGRLRLDLIGGFTYNSIEGENCRIETATGDVYTGTILLHQASVHVYKDAAKAERNQANMEVRIDERVSTAEDVKKLGIAVGDFVSFYPRVEMTKSGFIKSRHLDDKASVAILLHIIKKLQAATDTLPYTTHFLISNNEEIGYGGNSNIPAETVEYLAVDMGAMGDGQSTDEYTVSICVKDASGPYHLGLRKKLVKLAEDNSIPYQLDIYPYYGSDASAAIRSGHDIIHGLIGPGIDSSHAYERTHFSSIEATASLIYAYVWSEMVK
- a CDS encoding LTA synthase family protein, whose protein sequence is MKKFFSKHSSFFLIAIILFWMKTYIAYKVEFSLGVEGALQQFLLFLNPLSSALFFIGLALFIKGKAQSIMIVVISGIMSALLYANIVYYRFFTDFITVPVVMQVKVNGGQLSDSINSLMSIFDILYFLDVIILIVLLATKVYKPKVQKNRRAAKSVFALAILVFIINLGLAEADRPQLLSRSFDRNYLVKYLGAYNFTIYDVVQNARSESQRALADSSDITEVQNYINANFAEPNSVYYGKAEGKNVVYISLESLQSFIINYKLNGEEVTPFLNSLVGNQNTFYFENFFHQTGQGKTSDAEFMMDNSLYGMSQGSVFVNKAQNTLQSAPAILKTKGYVSAAFHGNYKTFWNRNEMYKSIGYDYFFDAEYYDMSEENTKNYGMKDIPFFKESMPLLKSLQQPFYTKFITLSNHHPFEMDEGDTDFPAGDFGDSVVNDYFQSAHYLDESIKEFFSYLKEEGLYDDTMVVMYGDHYGISENHNTAMAKVMGVDEITPLMNAQLQRVPLFIHVPGAEGKVVSEYGGDVDVMPTVLHLLGVDTKDYLQIGSDLLSKDHRETIPFRNGDYVSPTVTKIGDNCYDTNSGDLLDSKECAQQAESAAAELQTSDAIVNKDLLRFYTPKGFTPINRDDYSYVKNGEDSTESETETNATTDSGE
- a CDS encoding MFS transporter; this encodes MDEHEQVNSANEKWSIKNGIYTTLILNISNNYFPLFAISVLGVSNYELGLIGSLPQFVGMFAMIIGSVIMNRLQSKKMFTVYSFMMARIFLIGMALVVFLPETMQSWTFILLVALMNLPFSFANLSWQALIADMFQKRGEIYFLARAIRL
- a CDS encoding MFS transporter, with translation MTIVAMISTFLVGLFLQLFDSSNPLPYQLLFIAAFLCGIVEIIYLKRHVEPIKEKPKTAVKKSLFGLTVFKHKPFLYFLLCSLFFNFAWQMCWSLFSIYQIKYAGATGLWISLFAVANSIGQIVSFKWWGRMAEKHSHSKMLVLVSLGMATTPFMTVLSTNLPYIVAVNLLAGLFVSGTVLLLFNQLLDSTNEETRSQSISNYNILLALVAFVAPQAGVVLLEMTNIYSAMNISSVLRALSGVFFFAYYVYLKRKDTLLLKRTAAKI
- the helD gene encoding RNA polymerase recycling motor HelD, with protein sequence MSKKDIEEISTEQQRADMVIQEIGKKINKLEANRKEVGGDAGHLRETFWEDVTVNLDEPDDVLETHISLRQQAELLGERERSIGQIHKQLKTLEKLQYSPYFGRIDFKEEGEEAEAIYIGITSLMDQNEENFLIYDWRAPISSVYYDYSPGAAAYMTPEGEIGGELLLKRQFLIRDGKILNLFDTGVTIGDELLLEVLGTNASSMMKSIVATIQKEQNKIIRNETSKYLIVQGVAGSGKTSAALQRVAFLLYRHRKTLKSDNIMLFSPNPLFNSYVSTVLPELGEENMQQTTWHEYIVNRVGKSLEVEDPFSQLEALLSDEDVQSHKLRLAGIQYKSSLSFKNELDKYVEGLMQEGIVFKDISFRKKVLISKEELERKFYESEEHITIPNRMQLLKDWAQAEMRKHAKTERKQSWVDEEMMLLDKEDYLNAFKEAQKKNNDLDEFTYFDKEEVVLRRVIVNKRFKSIYKRIKNLRFIDYSQIYKNALREITPTPAELSNTDWDKIITDTSENLEKRLLWNEDGTPYSYLKDKLEGKKASTSIRQVFIDEAQDYSAFQISYIKELFPYSKMTFLGDLNQAIFAHGNDEFIRDGNEDVEKITLTKSYRSTKEIIEFTRSLTHNGDDIEPFNRHGNKPVVKEAADKAVILANLQGDLQTLKEAGHKTIAVICKTQKESTEVYDSLKGLGGVRLLEKGTISYEKGISVVPAYLAKGIEFDAVILYNSSAYVNELEKELFYTACTRAMHELYVYKEKDKPSPFLNNIAEDTYTYIKISN